The following proteins are co-located in the Gemmatimonadota bacterium genome:
- a CDS encoding 50S ribosomal protein L18: MADKQIKKTRMRRRRQMRIRKRLLGTADRPRLTIFRSLKHIQAQLIDDVNGRSLMGISSNAPQLKDQLRTIEGKCHKSREVGKALAVRAQEAGISQVVFDRAGYLYHGRVKALAEGAREGGLNF, from the coding sequence ATGGCAGACAAGCAAATTAAAAAGACCAGGATGCGCAGGCGTCGTCAAATGCGCATTAGAAAGAGGCTTTTGGGAACGGCTGATCGCCCGCGTCTGACGATTTTCAGGAGTCTAAAACACATTCAGGCGCAATTGATTGATGATGTGAATGGACGCTCTCTAATGGGTATATCCTCAAATGCTCCGCAGCTCAAAGATCAGTTGCGAACTATTGAAGGCAAATGCCATAAAAGCCGTGAAGTGGGGAAAGCATTGGCCGTGCGAGCGCAGGAAGCTGGTATCTCACAGGTCGTTTTTGATCGCGCAGGTTATCTCTATCACGGTCGTGTCAAAGCATTGGCTGAAGGAGCACGCGAAGGCGGGTTGAATTTTTAA
- a CDS encoding 50S ribosomal protein L6, which yields MSRIGQQPIDVPGGVNVQIGATQAEIKGPKGTLQVPLHPLTQVVQEGESLSVTVEDPEDRHHKSIWGLTRALLANAVQGVTAGFEKYLVVVGVGYRADMKGKNLDINVGFSHPVTVEAPQGIEFSVDAPPSEIENSQALVKISGADKELVGRTAANIRNIRPPEPYKGKGIRYSGEYVRRKAGKAAVA from the coding sequence GTGTCGAGAATAGGTCAACAGCCGATTGACGTTCCAGGGGGCGTCAATGTGCAAATTGGGGCCACACAGGCGGAAATAAAAGGCCCTAAAGGGACTTTACAGGTACCTTTACATCCGCTCACACAGGTCGTGCAAGAGGGTGAATCCCTTTCTGTCACCGTGGAAGATCCCGAAGACCGGCATCACAAATCTATTTGGGGCCTCACGCGTGCTTTATTGGCAAATGCTGTTCAGGGCGTAACGGCTGGTTTTGAGAAGTACCTGGTCGTTGTTGGAGTGGGATATCGCGCAGATATGAAAGGAAAAAATTTGGATATCAACGTGGGGTTCAGTCACCCGGTAACGGTTGAAGCCCCTCAGGGAATTGAATTTAGTGTCGATGCGCCTCCCTCTGAGATCGAGAATTCCCAGGCGCTGGTTAAGATTAGTGGAGCCGATAAAGAACTCGTGGGACGCACAGCGGCGAACATCCGAAATATTCGGCCTCCCGAACCCTATAAGGGGAAAGGTATCCGATATAGCGGCGAATACGTACGGCGCAAGGCCGGCAAGGCAGCAGTAGCTTAA
- the rpsH gene encoding 30S ribosomal protein S8 yields MTDPIADMLTRVRNACRAGHRKVDIPSSKMKREIARILKESGFVHNYAYIDDNRQGYLRLYLKYSPDEESAIQGLKRESRPGLRKYVGKDEIPRILNGLGVAILSTSKGILTDRTARREGVGGEVVCSVW; encoded by the coding sequence ATGACGGATCCGATTGCCGATATGTTGACGCGCGTGCGAAATGCATGTCGCGCCGGACATCGCAAGGTGGATATTCCGAGTTCCAAGATGAAGCGCGAGATTGCCCGCATCTTAAAAGAAAGCGGCTTTGTTCACAATTATGCGTATATCGATGACAACCGACAGGGGTATTTGCGCCTTTATCTTAAATACAGTCCCGACGAGGAAAGCGCGATTCAAGGGTTGAAGCGCGAAAGTCGCCCCGGTCTGAGAAAATATGTGGGTAAAGACGAAATTCCTCGAATACTCAATGGATTGGGTGTCGCTATTTTATCGACATCAAAAGGTATTTTGACAGATCGGACTGCGCGTCGAGAAGGTGTTGGCGGCGAAGTTGTTTGTAGCGTCTGGTAG